A segment of the Odoribacter splanchnicus DSM 20712 genome:
GTCGTCGGGTTAAATATAATGATCTTGTTATCGTTCGGAGCGGATGCATAAGCTTTCGTGGCCGAAACGAAAGCGATAGAAGCACACATAGGAGCAGCCGTCGCCACTTCCAAACGTCCTTCCACTTTCAAAGTTCCATCATCTTGCCGGGAGTATTTTACAATCGTACCCTCCGAAGTTCCAGGCACGTAGAATACCCAATCACGATAAGACATCAGATAAGGAGTAATTTTGGTTTCAACCGCATTTGCGAAAGACATCGTTCCGGCCTTCATATCCTGTATAGGTACGATATATCCCATATCCGCCTGCGGTTGCATGTTAATACCTACGATAATCGATGCTTTACCCTCATTTTCATCATCATCTTTGTTGTCATCCGTACATGACGTTACAAACAAGGCTGTACACAGAAAAGCCCCCAGAATAAAGAAATTGTTTTTCATTGTGATTTACTTTATTTATATACTTCAAATTAAAATTCTCAGGCACATTACCATTTTAAGGTTGTAAACCGAATTTTAGCCATGATCGTCCGGCCCGCCAGCGGGTAATTGAAATTAGTCATCTCATCCGTATCAAACAGATTATGGCATTCCACGCCAAACAAAACTTTCCGGTTCATGATTCCGTACTCCAGCCCCACCGTGTGCAGGCAAGCAGAAGGTATCTTATAATCCTGATGGCGGCTAAGCTCATATCCATAATAATATTTATCCGTGTAACCACCCTCGTAATACGCCCTGGCATACTGCCCTTTACCACCAAAGGGATTATCCTTCCGGTAATCCAGCATCCAGTTGAAAAAGAGAATCGGGATATGAGGCAATTGCATTTTATAGGTCTCACTCTCGGTGTTTGTTCCCGCTATATATTTCGAATAATCCAAAGATTTCTGCCAGGTAGCATTAAATGATACAAACCAGTTACGGTCAATATCCCATTTGATTTCACCGTCCACTCCGTACAACAGAGCCTCGCCCAGATTCTGGTATTTGGAATACCCCACAACAGAGGTCAGATACATCATGTTCTTCACTTGCATGATATACCCGTTCGACTCGAATTGTAAACGGGAATTTGCATTATAGTAACGGTCGAACATGATACCCAGATTATAATTATTAGCTTGTTCGGCTTTCAGCTCCGTACTTGTCAGCGTCGTTACACGATCCCCCAAAGCCTCCTCGTAACGGGGAAGGCGGAAATTATGTTCCAAAGCAAATTTCATCAGCCAATGAGAAGATAAATCGTATTTCAAAGCAAGACTATACCCCCAATACTGATCGGATTTATGCGTCTCTGCCGGAACGGCATCTCCCGGATAAGCCAGGTTCACTGTTTTTCCTCCTAAACGATAATAATAATGCCGTCCCGTCAGCACCGATGTCAAACGTCCTTGAAACCACTTGTTCTGTAAAGCGACGGAACTGATCATTCCCGATATATTCGATTTCAAACCGCTATAATCCTTTTTCAGAAACCGGTCGGCAACGGTGTCCCGGGTTTCATTGCTCACGTAACGGAAATCATTATTCATATTGACCAGCATTCTGTCCGGGATCAAATGATATTGCAAGTTCAGGTTATAACGATAATCCATCATCCCGTCATCCGACAAATTCGGGACATATCCCACTTCTCCGCCATATGTGTTGGGAACACGGCCACCATAAAAATCATAAAGGAAAGACGAGGTGTCGATCAAAGCAGTATGCGTATAAGTAACCATCCCATTGAATTTCAAATCCAGCTTCCCGAACAAAAAATGTTTTTTCTCCAGCTTGGGGTTTACACCGGCCGTCCAGATTTTTGTCCGGGCATGACGGATATTCGTTTGTATACCCTGGGTTTCTTTATAACTGTAATACCCGACAAATTCCAATTCGGCCTTGTCGAAGTAATGATCCGGAAACTTAAGCGTCGCCCCGAATTCTCCCATTTTCAACCGGTCATGATCCCGTTTGATTTTCAAATCATTGACATAAGGAGAAGTGATCGTGTAATCATTTCTGGCAAAGGTCCCTCCCGCGAAAAGAGTAAAAGCCATATTTGCTTTATCAAAATAATGAGAAATACAAGCCGTAGGATTATGCACGCCGTAAGACTGGTAGCTATACGACAAATCATAATACCCGTGTTCGGCATCTATCGTCACCACATTAACCGCACTTCCTAACCCATCTCCCCCGAATTCAGGCGGAACAATCCCCTTGTATATCTCGACACGGTCGATGAATTGCAAAGGAATATCATTAATGGAAAAACTACCATCCGGGGTATTCAGGGCATAGCCGTCCATATAGATCTGAACCCGGTTTCCTTCCAATCCCCGGATATTAACTTTTGTTTGGTTACCGACACCACCTGTTTGCCGTAGTTTTACCCCTGTCTGATGATTCAACACCTCCGTGATCGTAGTCCCGCGTCCTGCCAATTGTTTCCCATCAATAACGGCAACCGGGGTTCCCTGGCGTTTCACGTCATGGATCTCTTTCCTCTCCCCTTTAGCTGCAACGACCACCTGGTCAAGGGATTTCATATCCATCTGCATATAAACCTCCAGCTTCAGGTCTTTGTTTGCCTCAACCTTCACTTTCCTGATGACATCTTTCATACCCACAAACGAAAAATGAAGTTCGTATTCCCCGGCAGGAACATTTTTAAAAAAGAATTCGCCCCGTGCATTTGTCCCCGTCCCCTTCTTTAGAAAAGGCATTACGATATTTACTCCCGCAACAGGCGTGTCATCAGAAGAATCCTTCACGATCCCGGAAATCGTCTGCCCGTTAGAGAAAAGAATATTGCCAACCATAAAATAGATCAAAATATAAAAACACTTCATAACCCACACAAATTAATTAATAATTAGCACCCTAAAACAAGTTTTAAAAAACAAACACTAAAAACATCAAATAATTGTGCGAAAATAGACGGCAAATCCATTGGCAACAATCCCTATTAATAGGGATTATTATTGCAAACTACCTACTAATGGTATTTCGGATGGCTATTTGATCGATTTCACCGGGCCGCCTCTTCTATTATACCGATATAGTGATTTGTATGACTCACCCTCAGAAAGCCAGTCTTTCGGCACTATTTTTTTCAGATTTATTTGGGAGAAGACAAAAAAAGACGTAGTTTTGTGCCGTCAAAATACTGTCCAATGGTGTAATGGCAGCACAACAGATTCTGGTCCTGTTTGTCCAAGTTCGAATCTTGGTTGGACAACTTTGAAAACCTGACGTAAAGTCAGGTTTTATTTTTATTCGTCTCCCGATTATTTCAATATTCGGGTATCAATCCGAAATACTTATCGGTCAAGTATTCTCTAATAATTCAAAAGATAAATTTTCCGCTATTTGTGATCTTTATTCGAAGAAGTATAAAAAAGAAAAGAACAAAAGGAAGATTACTGTTCGACAATCATGTTGTTGTGTATGTACAAATAAGGGATGTATGAGTGTATGAATTATCTCCTATTGCGACGCTCCTTGCGGATTCTAAAGGAAAGATATCAAACCAGTAATCTTATCCTCTGTTCTCCCTTTCCGATGTTACAAATATAAGAGATCAGTCCCATTTCTAACTTATATAAAAAATATTATCTTTTACACATTCAATTTCAATGCAGATTTTTTTTCAGAATAAAGGTTTGTCTCACTTCAGAAGGAGTCATTCCGAACCAAATTTTACAAAACTTATTCAAATGTACGGATGAGGCAAAGTTAAGTTCGTCAGCCAATTCCTTTAGGTTTACCTCACTGGTCATCAGACGGTGTTTAATATATTCGGCTTTCTGTCGCTGCATCCACTGATAAACCGTCTCGCCGAAAACATCTTTAAATTTCTTTTGAAACACTCCCTGGCTATATCCACATAGTTCTGCAAATTCACCGGCACTCTTTACATGTAGATAATAGTCGACGACCAGTTTTTTGAACTCCATATTTTTCCCCAATAGAGGATAAAAAAGCATAGCCAATTCATCCGAAGTATAGTAAGCATGCAAAATAATAAACAATTCCTGAATTTTTCTTGAAGCCAAATCAGCCATAGGAACCTGATTTTGTTCATAATTCTGCATTAATTGCAGAAAACGGTCGAGTGATTCACGAATCTCCAATTCCCGGAATTCATATTTTATCAAAGAGAAAAAAGGAGTCAGATTTTGAAAGATATATTTATCACAACTATGATTCAAAGTGCCGAACCCCAAAATAATGAGTTCGACCGTCGATACGGCTTTACATACACATCGGGAAAGGGGAGTCAGCAAGATCATGTTTCCATCGGAAATAAGCCTGGGATACAAATCTCCATAGATCACTTCCATTTCTCCATGAAGAATAAAAACCAGATTATTATTTTTATCTGCCTTATTTCTTTGAAAAACAGTATCTTTTTCAAACTTAAAATAAGAGAATTTATTCTTCAGATCAGATTTGATATAACAAACAGTATCACTTCCCATTTTCAACTTATAGATCAATGTGTTCTCCCGTCATTTTTTGTTCTTCTATAAATTTTGTCGGGGTCATTCCCAACCATTTTTTACAGAATTTTGTAAAGTGAGCCGGTGAAGAAAAACCAAATTCATAAATAATCTCTTTGAGGTTTACCTCCTCTCCACTCAAACGTTCTTTAAGCCGATCGGCCTTTTTGCCCAATATCCATTGGTATATCGGTTCATCGAAGATTTCTTTGAATGCCCGTTTGAAACTACTGACCGAATAACCACAGATCTGAGCCAATTCTGCCACAGACTTCACATGTAAACAATTATCTTCGATCAATTTTTTCAAATCTCCCTCTTTGTGCAAAGAAAGGGTATAAAAAAAATAAGACAATTGTTCTTTAGAGTAACAAGACTTCATCAAAACAAATAGTTCTTCCTGTTTTTCTTCGAACAAATACCTGCAATCCACCCCATCTTCCAGGTACACGGTCAACATTTCCACAAATCCTTTCAGCAGCTGGTTTAAAGGTAAGATTTCCAATAATTCCCCTCTCCCCTCCAAACATCCAAGCTCCGAAACTGTTTTCAAGCAATATTCAGTGGGACGGTCAGAAATAAAGTACAAAAATTCAAGTGGAGTAAAAGCTTTCAATTTACCTTTCAAAGCAGGCAACAAAAACATCTCTCCGGCTTCAACGAATACCACCTCGTCTTCAATAGACACACCAGCTTCACCACTTAATAAAAATATCCAGCAAATGCCCGAAGTTTTCCATTTTTCCCATACAAAACCTTTCTCAAATTTCACCTGTTCAAAAAAGACCAACTCACTCCGTTCATAATTATTACAGGTTGCCTCTTTATTACAACAGTAAACACGATCGTTACTCATAATTTAACTATATACATGAATACTAAGAGCTAACAAACATAAAATAAAACTTTCAGTCAAGTTAAATTTAATTATAAGTTACAAACAAGAGGCATGAAACATTCACGTATTCTGTGTTTTACATAACTTCACTCACTCCTTTTCAACAAAGGTAAGATTAAAAAAAACAAATCAAAAGATGTTCTGATTTAATTTCATTCTTTTTCCGGCAAATAAATCTTTCCATGAAAGTGTGCAGA
Coding sequences within it:
- a CDS encoding TonB-dependent receptor, which translates into the protein MKCFYILIYFMVGNILFSNGQTISGIVKDSSDDTPVAGVNIVMPFLKKGTGTNARGEFFFKNVPAGEYELHFSFVGMKDVIRKVKVEANKDLKLEVYMQMDMKSLDQVVVAAKGERKEIHDVKRQGTPVAVIDGKQLAGRGTTITEVLNHQTGVKLRQTGGVGNQTKVNIRGLEGNRVQIYMDGYALNTPDGSFSINDIPLQFIDRVEIYKGIVPPEFGGDGLGSAVNVVTIDAEHGYYDLSYSYQSYGVHNPTACISHYFDKANMAFTLFAGGTFARNDYTITSPYVNDLKIKRDHDRLKMGEFGATLKFPDHYFDKAELEFVGYYSYKETQGIQTNIRHARTKIWTAGVNPKLEKKHFLFGKLDLKFNGMVTYTHTALIDTSSFLYDFYGGRVPNTYGGEVGYVPNLSDDGMMDYRYNLNLQYHLIPDRMLVNMNNDFRYVSNETRDTVADRFLKKDYSGLKSNISGMISSVALQNKWFQGRLTSVLTGRHYYYRLGGKTVNLAYPGDAVPAETHKSDQYWGYSLALKYDLSSHWLMKFALEHNFRLPRYEEALGDRVTTLTSTELKAEQANNYNLGIMFDRYYNANSRLQFESNGYIMQVKNMMYLTSVVGYSKYQNLGEALLYGVDGEIKWDIDRNWFVSFNATWQKSLDYSKYIAGTNTESETYKMQLPHIPILFFNWMLDYRKDNPFGGKGQYARAYYEGGYTDKYYYGYELSRHQDYKIPSACLHTVGLEYGIMNRKVLFGVECHNLFDTDEMTNFNYPLAGRTIMAKIRFTTLKW
- a CDS encoding AraC family transcriptional regulator; amino-acid sequence: MSNDRVYCCNKEATCNNYERSELVFFEQVKFEKGFVWEKWKTSGICWIFLLSGEAGVSIEDEVVFVEAGEMFLLPALKGKLKAFTPLEFLYFISDRPTEYCLKTVSELGCLEGRGELLEILPLNQLLKGFVEMLTVYLEDGVDCRYLFEEKQEELFVLMKSCYSKEQLSYFFYTLSLHKEGDLKKLIEDNCLHVKSVAELAQICGYSVSSFKRAFKEIFDEPIYQWILGKKADRLKERLSGEEVNLKEIIYEFGFSSPAHFTKFCKKWLGMTPTKFIEEQKMTGEHIDL
- a CDS encoding helix-turn-helix domain-containing protein — its product is MGSDTVCYIKSDLKNKFSYFKFEKDTVFQRNKADKNNNLVFILHGEMEVIYGDLYPRLISDGNMILLTPLSRCVCKAVSTVELIILGFGTLNHSCDKYIFQNLTPFFSLIKYEFRELEIRESLDRFLQLMQNYEQNQVPMADLASRKIQELFIILHAYYTSDELAMLFYPLLGKNMEFKKLVVDYYLHVKSAGEFAELCGYSQGVFQKKFKDVFGETVYQWMQRQKAEYIKHRLMTSEVNLKELADELNFASSVHLNKFCKIWFGMTPSEVRQTFILKKNLH